In the genome of Solirubrobacterales bacterium, the window CCCGGTTTCCCCGGTCAGCACATTCAGGCCGGGATCGAGCCGAAGCTCGGCCCGTTCAATCAGCAGGAGGTTTTCGATCCTGAGCTCGCGCAGCATGGGACCCCGTGTTTAGCAGCGGGACCGGATGAAGTCCGGCTTCGTCAGCGGCAGATCCCTGTTTCTCCCGCAAAGCGCAGGAAAATCCCTCGCGGTGAGGTCAGACGGCGAGGTGCCCGAACTTCTCGCGGATTCGGTGGTAGAAGTTCGAACCCGGCAGCTGGGCCAGACGGGCGGCGTCCGGACGGTAGCTCACTTCCGCTTCGGCGCCCGGCTCCAGCCTGCCGATCCCGATCCCGTCCGCCTCGCAGTCGACCACGTCGCGGCTACGGTGGTTGACCACGTGGAGAACGTCGTCGGGTGCCACCACCAGCGCCCTGGCGGTGAGGGTGTGGGGCGCGATGTAGCTCACCACGTAGCCGGAGACTCCCCAGGCGAGGATCGGTCCGTGATTGGCGAGGTTGTATCCGGTGGATCCGACCGGGGTCGAGGCAACCAGGCCATCGCAGCGCACGTGGCCGACCTCCTCGCCGGCAATCCGGTAGCTCAGTTCGGCCACCCCGGTCTGGGGATGACGACTGAAACTCACGTCGTTGATCGCAGTCGTCTTGACTCCGTCGATCACGACCTCGAGTCCCGGTATCTCCAGCAGTTCGTAGTCCCCTGCGAAGGCCCGGTCGAGCCCGAGTTCGAGCTGATCGGCCTCGACTCCGGAGAGGAAGCCGACCCGTCCGTAGTTGATTCCGAACACCGGAATCCCGGTTCCGACGGTGTCACGGAGCGCGCTCAGGATGCTGCCGTCACCGCCGAGCACCAGGCAGAGGCCGGGCTGCTCGCCGGCGTCCGCCCCCGGCCCACCCGCCGGCCGCAGATCCCAGCCGTGCCGGTTTGCCGCTGCCTCGGCGACCACTTTCGCCCGGTCGATTCCTTCGGCGTGTTCATGGGTGTAGAGCAGGGCGATCGGGCGGCTCATATGGCTACACCTTCGCAGAGCGCGGCCCCGTCGGGGGCACCAGGCCCGGGGTGACCGAGGCGGATGAAGGTCTCCAGATTCCCTTTCGGCCCGGGCAGCCCGGTCGGGGCGATCCCGTTCAGTCCGAACCCCAGACCCCGGGCGAAGTCGGCAACTTCGGAGACCGCCTCGCGCCGGTCGGTCTCGCTCCGCACCACCCCGCCACGGCCAACCCGGGCCCGGCCGAGCTCAAACTGAGGCTTGACCATGGCGAGGATCTCGCCGTCCGGGTGGATCATCCCCCGGACCGGGCCCAGCACCTTGGTCAGCGAAATGAAGGAGACATCGATCACGGTCAGGTCCGGTTCGTACTCGAGATCACCGGGCTTCAGGTCACGGGCGTTCAGGCGCTCGATCACGGTGACCTGCGGGTGCCGCCGTAGCGAATCCTCGATCTGTCCGTAGGCAACGTCCAGGGCAATCACGTGAGCCGCCCCGTGCTCGAGCAGGCAGTCCGTGAATCCGCCGGTCGAGGCACCAACGTCGAGACAGCGCCTCGCCTTGACCGGGACCTCCAGCGCCTTCAACGCGTTTTCCAGCTTGATCCCGCCGCGGGAGACGAATCGACGGGCCTCGGCCAGTTCGACCTCCTGATCGGCCATTACCTCCTGGCTCGGCCTGAGGGCCACCGGCCCATCGCGACCGAGCTTGACCTGGCCGGCCCGAACGGCTCTCGCGGCAACGGTCCGGGACGGAAACAGATTCCTTTCGGTCAAGAGCACGTCCAGCCGGATTCGCTTTCTGGGCATTCCGGAAAGGTACCGGGAGGCAATTGACACGCAATCATGTCAATATGTGATGAGCCTCACACACCGGCCCTCCGAGTCGGCCTAGGTTCGAGTTCAAAGGAGGTGCTCAAAGTGCCCAATCGACCGATCAAGATCGACTTTCACAACGCTCTCGTCCTCGCGATCGCCCCGCTGATGATGATCGTTCCCTACGTCCTGACCTTCGACCCCAAACTCGGCCTGCTCAGCTTCTTCCTGGGTGCAGCCGCAATGGGAATCGCGCTCAGCGGCATCCGGCCGCAGACCCTGCCCGGATCGACGATTGCGGGCTTCGACCGCATTCTCGGCCTGACCACGGTGCTGGTCGGCCTCGTTTCCGGCCTCACCGGCCAGCCCGTGGTTACCACCATCTTCCTGGTCGGGTTCGGCGCCGCTCATCTCGCCCTGACCGCGGCAACGCGGTACGGCTCTCGCGGCGCATGAGGACCCGACCCACCTCCCACCGATCAACAACATAGAGAGCAGACACTCTCCTCCAAGTGACGAAAGGTCCCGCACCCCAAGGCGGGACCTTTCGTCTTTTCCGGGCCGGGATCCTGGGTTGGTCAGGTCCGCCGTGGATCCGCCCTCCCGGGGTCTAGTCTGGGGTGGTGTCCGACTCCTCCACCCCATCCGTCCCCCTTCCGTTCGGCCTGCGGGCGGAGTGGTTGATCGAACGGCTGGAACTGGAGGCCCGATCCGGCGTGAGGGACCCCGGGCTGGATGCCGATCTGACCGAGCTTCGCGAGAGCTGGCGCCTTCTCACCGAACCGGAGCGTGAGCATTCCGCCGCCGTGGTCGAACGGATGGGCGCCCTGACCCGGTCCCGTCCGCCCGCCGGGTCGCCGGAGTCCGACTCGATCGGGATCGGGGGCACCGTCCGGGCATCCGGACCGGGAGCAGCCATCCCCCCGCCCCGTGACGAACAGGCCGAGGCTACGATCGCCCTCCAGGGACTCGAGGGACTGGAGCTCACCGACGCGCCACCCTCCCGGAGCTACCACGGCCCGCCGGATCCGGACTCGCTGCTCGCCCACATGGGTTACGACTCCTTCCGGCCCGGCCAGAGGCAGGCGGTCGAGGCGGCGCTGGCGGGCCGTGACAGCCTGGTGGTGATGCCGACCGGAGGCGGCAAGAGCCTCTGCTACCAGCTCCCTGGCCTCGCCGGCGAAAATCTGACCCTGGTGGTCTCGCCACTGATCGCGCTGATGTCCGACCAGGTGCGGCGACTGCGCTCCGACGGTCATCCGGCTGTCATGTTCGCTTCCGGCCTCTCCCCGGAGGAGAGCGAGGCCTCCCGAAGCGCGGTGGCCGACGGATCGGCCCGAATCGCCTACTGCTCACCGGAACGGTTCGGTTCTGCCGCCTTTCTCGAGCTGATCTCCAGCCGTGAGATCGCTCTGCTGGCGATCGATGAGGCTCACTGTCTGTCGGAGTGGGGTCACGATTTCCGGCCCGACTACCTGCGGCTGCCCAAGGTTGCCGAACGACTGGGGCGGCCACCGGTGATGGCTTCGACCGCGACCGCCACGCCCGAGGTGGCAACCGAGATCGCCTCCCGGATGGGGATGCGCGATCCGGTCGAGGTCCATTCCGGCTTCGACCGCCCCAATCTCAGCTTCGACACGATTGCCCTGGAAGGCAAGGGCTCAAAGGCGAAAAAGGCCGCTCTGCTTGAACTCGGCCTGTCCGATCCGGCAAACCGGCCGGCGATCGTCTACTGCGGTACCCGTCGGGACACCGAAGAACTGGCCGACGCCCTCGCCGCAAACAACCTCCAGGCTGTGGCGTACCACGCCGGGATGGCCCCCGATGAACGGGCCTCGGCCCAGATCCGGTTCATGGAGGGTGACGTCGACGTGGTGGTCGCCACCAATGCCTTTGGCATGGGAATCGACAAGGCTGACGTGCGATCGGTCTGGCACTGGGCGATCCCCTCCAGCGTCGAGGCCTACTACCAGGAGGCCGGCCGGGCCGGCCGCGACGGCGCCCCGGCGCGGGCAGTCCTCCTGGCCATGCGGGCCGATCTTGGCCGCCTGATCCGATTCATCGAGCAGAAGAGGGTTGACCCGGACGACGTCCTCGCCTTCATCGAGCGACTTCGGGAAGCCTGCGGCGAGGAGGGGTCAACCGAGGTCGAGGCCCCACGAGGCGACTCCGATCGGATCCGGTTGGCGGTGGCCGAGCGGGCCGGGGCCCTGGCCGTGGATCCGGCCCCCGGCGGCCGACTTCGGGTCGAACCTCTGGATCGGGTTGCGCCGGGCGCGATCCGGTCCGCCTGTCGGGTCCCCGAGGACCGCGGCTGGCGGGCCTACCGGGCGGTCGAGGCCTTCGCCTTCTCGGACACCTGTCGGCGGCGACAGCTACTCGACCATTTCGGTGACGGCTCACCCACCCGACCGACCGGCCGCTGCTGCGACGTCTGTGATCCAGACAGTTTCCTGCCGGATCCCGACAGCCTGGTGATCGGCCGTCCACGAGCCAATCCGAAAGCGAAATCCAGTCCACCTCCGGAACTCGCCGCAGAGAACGAGGAGCTGTTCGAGGCGCTCAGGGCGTGGCGCCTCGAGGCGGCCGGGGACCGGCCCGCGTTCCATGTCGCCTCCAACCGCACCCTGGTCGCCATCGCCACCGCCCGCCCGGCCGACCAGGATGAGCTGCTGGCGATCCGCGGGGTCGGACCCGCCTTCATGGACAACTACGGGGCCGCAGTTCTGCGGCTGGTTTCAGCCCATTCCTGACCGCGCCCGACCGGCTACCGGATCGTGTCTCTGTTCAGGCTGTCGGGGCGTGGTGCCCGAGTGCGGCCAGCACCTGTTCCGCAACGGACCCCGCAGTGAACCCGACCTCTTCGTGAAGCAGGGCAGGCTTTCCGTGGGTGATGTAGCGGTCGGGCAGTCCGATCCGGATCACCCGGGCCCGTTCGGCCGGGTTCACGAAGCTGTCCTCGAGATGCTCGACCACGGCTGAACCGAAGCCGGCCTCACGCACCCCCTCCTCGACCGTAACCAGCAGATCGTGTGAGACCGCGAGCCTTTCGATCAACTCGGCGTCGAGCGGCTTCACGAAGCGGGCGTCGGCGACGGTGGCTTTCAGTCCGCCCTCGGCCAGCAGGTCGGCGGCATCGAGTGCAAGCGCGACCCCGCTGCCGTAACCGAGGAGCGCGACCCGTTCACCGTGACGAAGCGTTTCACCGGTGCCGACCGGGATCAACTCGGGCCGGTCCGGGAGGTTCACTCCGAGTCCGGCCCCACGCGGATACCGCAGTGCCGCCGGGCCGTCGTGGGCGATCGCGGTGTGAAGCATGTGAACCAGCATCGCCTCGTCCCGGGGGGCCATCGCCACCATGTTCGGCAGCGGGCGCAGATAGGCGATGTCGAAGGCGCCGTGGTGGGTCGGTCCGTCGTCGCCGACCAACCCGGCGCGGTCCATCGCAAAGGTCACGTCGAGGTTCTGCAGGCAGACGTCGTGGACGATCTGGTCGTAGGCACGCTGCAGGAAGGTGGAGTAGATGCCGCAGACCGGTTTGCCGCCCTGGAGGGCGATCCCGCTGGCCATCAGCACCGCGTTCTGTTCGGCGATCCCGACGTCGTAGTACTGCTCCGGTCGTTCATCGGCGAGCCGCTGCAGCCCGGCCCCGCCGGCCATCGCCGCGGTGATCCCGATCACCCTCGGATCGGCCGCCGCCTCGGAAACCAGGGCATCCGAGAAGACCTTGGTGTACTGCGCAGGGGCCGATGCCGGCTCCGGTTTCTCAAGCAGTTCCGGGGCGATCGAGGGCGGCGCGTCGGACTCCTGGAACGGCACCAGCCGCGGCTTCTCCTCGCTGGCCGGAGAGCCGTTCACGATCGAACCCGGCTTGGCTGCATGCCATTTCTCCATGCCGGCCAGGCCGCCCTCCTCGGCCGGAGCGAAACCGCGCCCCTTGACCGTGTGGACGTGGACCACCACGGGGCGGTCGGCGGCCAGGGCCTCGGCCAGAGCGCGCCTCAGCGCCGCCACGTCATGACCGTCGATTACTCCCATGTAGGCGAGATCCAGTTCCTCGAAAAGCAGCCCGGGGGCCCAGTAGGCCTTGATTGCCGACTTCAGTTCCGGGCCGAGCCGCTCGATCCGTTTGCCCAGACCGAGCGGCAGTCTGGTCAGTCGCTCCTCGACTCCCTCCCGGGCGTGATGGAAACCGGGTTTGAGTCGGGCCCGCTGGAAGTAGCTCGACAGCGCTCCCACATTCGGAGAGATCGACATGCCGTTGTCGTTCAGCAGGATCACCATCGGAGTCTGGAGTCCGCCGGCCGCATGCATCGCCTCGTAAGCGACGCCACCGGTGAGCGAGCCGTCACCGATCACCGCGACGACCTTGCCGTCCTCGCCCTGGCCACTCCGCATCGCCTCCTTCAGACCGAGGCCGTAGGAGATCGAGGTCGAGGCATGGCCGGCCCCCATGATGTCGTGCTCGGACTCCTCGATCGAACAGAAAGGGGTGAGCCCGCCGTACTGCCGGATCGTGTCGAGCCGGTCACGGCGCCCGGTCAGGACCTTGTGCGGATAGGCCTGGTGGCCTACATCCCAGAGGATCTTGTCCCGCGGCGAGTCGAGCAGGCTGTGGAGTGCCACCGCGATCTCGCAGGTACCGAGATTGGCCCCGAAGTGACCGCCGATCTGGCCGATCACATCGATGATGTGACTCCGGACCTCGGCGGCCACCCGCTGAAGCTGCTCATCGTCCAGACCGTGGAGATCCTGCGGTGAGTCGATCTGCGGCAGCAGCGGCATTTCGGGTTTCGGTGGCTGGCTCAAGTCTCTCTCTTGTAAATGTAGTCGGCGACGCTCTTCAGGTCATCGGTGCGGCCCTCGGCACCGGCGAGCGCCGCCAGTGCCTGGCCGTGTGACCGGGCTGCGAGTTCGCGGGCCCGGTCGAGTCCGTAGAGACTGACGTAGGTGAGCTTGCCGAGCCGTTCGTCGCTGCCGTGACTCTTGCCGAGTTCCTCGTCGCTACCGGTCACGTCGAGGATGTCGTCGACGATCTGGAACAGCAGTCCGAGTTCGGTCGCAAAGCGGATATAGGGCTCTCGGGCAGGCGGCGGCAGTCCCTCGAGGGCGAGGGCGATCTCGACCGAGGCCCGGATCAGCCGACCGGTCTTCAGAGAGTGGAGGTGCCGGAGACCCTCCGGACTCAGGTTCCCGGCGGTCACGTCCACATACTGGCCGCCGACCATTCCCTCCACCCCGGTCGCCTCACACAGGAGCTGGACCGCCTCCAGGACCCGGTCGGCCGGAGCTTCGGTCGAGGCGAGGAAGCGGATCGCCTCGGCGAACAGCCCGTCGCCGGCGAGTATCGCCACAGCCTCCCCGTAGCGAACGTGGGAGGTCGGGATGCCCCGGCGGAGCTCATCGTTATCCATCGCCGGAAGGTCGTCATGGACCAGCGAGTAGGTGTGGACCATCTCGAGGGTCGCGGCCGGCACCAGGAAATCGGCAGGCTCCCGGCCAAGCGCTCTGGATGTGGCCAGGCAGAGCACCGGTCGGATCCGCTTGCCCCCGGCCAGAAGTGAGTACCGCATGGCCTCGTCGAGGCCCTCGGTCCGGGCACCGTCCGGACCGGGTGCGGCACTGAACCGGACCGATTCCAGGTACCGGTCGATCAGTTCTCTCAGGTCCTCGGGATAGCTCACGATCGGACTCAGTCCCGGTTCAACTGTTCGGCCGCGTCAGCCGCCTTCTTCGAGGCTTCCTCGATCAGGGCAGCCGCTTCGGCGGCGAGCTCGGCGGCTTCGCCGTCTCCGGTCTGCCCGTCACGCAGCAGCGCGGTGATCTGCTCCAGCCTCAGCCGGATCCGGTCAAACCGGTTGGCGACGCTGTCCGGCCCGTCACTCACCGCTCGCCGCCCTGCTTCGTTCCAGTTCGGCCGCTTCCCGTTCCTCGGCCGCTTCGCGCTCGATCTGCGCCGTTCTGGCTGCGATCGCGTCGGCGTCAGCGCCCATCGCCCGGGCCACCGAACCGAGGATGCCATTCACAAAACCGGGCGCATCGGCCCCGCAGAACCGCTTGGCGCACTCGACCGCTTCGTCGATCGCCACCTCGAACGGCACGTCGTCCCGGAAGTTCATCTCGAACAGGGCGACCCGCATGATGTTCTTTTCAAGTGGCGCGATCCGGTTCAGCGTCCAGCCCCGGGCGTATTCGGAGATCACTTCGTCCAGTTCCGCCCGATGCTCCTCGACCCCCAGAGCCAGCTCCCTGGTGAAGGTCCCGGAGTCGGCCAGCAGGACGTCGAGCGACCGGTCGGTGACTTCCTGCTGGTAGCAGGCAAAGACGGCATCACGCCGCTGGGAGGAACGTCGCATCGAGGGAAGGATATTAGCCCGGCAAAACCCCGGCGGTGGGGCCCTCAGGTGTCTATATGGACACCTGCGGGCCCCACCCGCAGATTCCTCTCACGGTGGGGCCGATCAGTATCACCACGGATACCTGTGGGCCCCACCCTCAGATGGAGGGGGGCTCTCTGTTTCAGCGGCTGAGGTCCACCCCGGGCTCGAGGCGCTCGACGAAGGCGACGATCAGCCTCACCGTGTTCTCGACGTCCTCGAGATCCACCATCTCGACCGGCGAGTGCATGTAGCGCAGCGGGATCGAGACCAGACCCGCCGGGATCCCGTTGCGGGAGATCTGAAGCGAGTCAGCATCGGTGTGGGTGGCGTTGCCGCTGGCCCCGATCGAGTACGGGATCTCCTCGGCTTCAGCGGTTTCACGCAGGAGCTCATAGACCTTCGGCGAGAGGGTCGAACCGCGACCGATCACCGGGCCGGAACCGAACGGATGGGAGCCAACCTCCTTCTCTTCAACGCCGGGCGCATCGGTGGCGTGGGTCACGTCCACCGCCACCGCCAGATCGGGCCGGACCGTGAACGCGGCGGTGCGGGACCCGAACAGCCCGATCTCCTCCTGGACCGCGGCCACCGCGGCAAACCGGCCCTTCAACCGGGCGTTCTCGTGGCATCGCCGCAGCGCCTCCAAGGCAACGTAGGAGCCGAGCCGGTTGTCCATCGAACGGGAGACCAGCCGGCTCCCGGCGACCGGCAGCGGTTCGCAATCGATGACCACCGGGTCCCCGACCGAAACCAGCTTCCCGGCGTCGTCTCGATCTTTCGCCCCGATGTCGAGGTGCATCTCCTTCAGCTTCACCACCTTCTTGCGCTGCTCCGGTTCCAGCAGATGGATCGGCTTGCGCCCGGCCACTCCCGGGACCGGCCCGTCGTTGCCGGTGACGGTGACCCGCTGACCAACCAGGATCTGGGGGTCCCACCCGCCGATCGGTTCGAAGTAGAGGAAGCCGTTCTCATCGATATGGGTAACCACCAGACCGATCTCGTCGATGTGTCCGACCACCGCAACCAGTGGACCCGTCCCTTCGTCCCCGATCGTGGCCACGCTGGAACCGAGCCCGTCGGTGGTGATCCCGGCGAAATCGGCCGCCGTCCGCCAGACCGAGGCAGCGGGTGCCTCGTAACCGGAGGGAGCGGGTGTGCGAAGCATCTGATCCAGCAAAGGAGGAGTGACCATGAACCCCAATATAGGCCGCGCCCGCTCCCGCCGAACGGAGACTCACTCAGCATGGCGATGCACCGGTACCTGCCCGGCCCCGTTGCGGCGGTAGTCTGCTGGCTCCATGATTTCCACCAGCAACTTCAAGAACGGCATGCACGTCGAGATCGACGGGAACGTCTTCCGGATCATCGAGTTCCAGCACGTGAAACCCGGGAAGGGCGGAGCCTTCGTGCGGACCAAGCTCCGCAAGATCGATGACGGGTCGGTTCAGGACAAGACCTTCCGGGCCGGCGAGAAGTTCCGGCCGGTCCACACCGAGTCCCGCAAGATGCAGTACCTGTACGAGTCCGGTGACGCGGTCGTTTTCATGGACAGCCGCTCCTATGAACAGATCGAGCTGCCCGGCGACCTGGTTGCCGACGCGATGAAGTGGGTGCTCCCCAACGACGAGGTCGACGTGCTGTTTGTGGACGAGAAGCCGAGTGACGTCCAGGCAGCCGGCGCGGTCGACATGAAGGTCGTGAAGACCGAACCGGGCCTCAAGGGCGACACCGCCTCAGGTGGCGGGGCCAAGCCGGCCACCCTCGAGTCCGGCGTGGAGGTACAGGTTCCGCTCTTCATCGAGGAAGGCGAGACCATCCGGGTCGATACCCGCAGCGGCGAGTACGTCTCCCGCGCCTGAACCAAGCCGGTCGGGCGGGCCCTCCGCGAGTCGTCCCGAACCCGATTCGTGAACGGATTTGTTCTCCTGATCGCCGGAACGGCAACTCCCGACGACGCAACTTTCGGGCTCCGAGCGGGCTAATATCGGTGACTCACGTCACACAGCGTCGGCCACCGGGGCCGGCGCGGACTGAAGAGGGAGTTGCGCCGCGCATGAATTCTTATTCGGGAACAGGGAAAGCGAGTCGCCTCGTCGCGATTGCGCTTTCGCTGCTCATGGCCTTCACCGTGATGGCACTCGCCACCGGCCAGGCCGACGCCAGGAAGAAGTCGAAGAAGACCAGGGTCACGCTGAAGGTCACGACCAAGAACCAGAAGCAGCTGATCAACCAGGGCAGGCTGACGGTCCGGGTCAAGGCTTCCGGCAAGACCAAGGTCAGGCTGAGCGCGACCGGCTTCAAGGGCCGCTCGGTGAGCTTCGGCAGGAAGGGTGTCAAGACCGTCAAG includes:
- a CDS encoding NAD(+)/NADH kinase, producing the protein MSRPIALLYTHEHAEGIDRAKVVAEAAANRHGWDLRPAGGPGADAGEQPGLCLVLGGDGSILSALRDTVGTGIPVFGINYGRVGFLSGVEADQLELGLDRAFAGDYELLEIPGLEVVIDGVKTTAINDVSFSRHPQTGVAELSYRIAGEEVGHVRCDGLVASTPVGSTGYNLANHGPILAWGVSGYVVSYIAPHTLTARALVVAPDDVLHVVNHRSRDVVDCEADGIGIGRLEPGAEAEVSYRPDAARLAQLPGSNFYHRIREKFGHLAV
- a CDS encoding TlyA family RNA methyltransferase gives rise to the protein MPRKRIRLDVLLTERNLFPSRTVAARAVRAGQVKLGRDGPVALRPSQEVMADQEVELAEARRFVSRGGIKLENALKALEVPVKARRCLDVGASTGGFTDCLLEHGAAHVIALDVAYGQIEDSLRRHPQVTVIERLNARDLKPGDLEYEPDLTVIDVSFISLTKVLGPVRGMIHPDGEILAMVKPQFELGRARVGRGGVVRSETDRREAVSEVADFARGLGFGLNGIAPTGLPGPKGNLETFIRLGHPGPGAPDGAALCEGVAI
- a CDS encoding ATP-dependent DNA helicase, which translates into the protein MSDSSTPSVPLPFGLRAEWLIERLELEARSGVRDPGLDADLTELRESWRLLTEPEREHSAAVVERMGALTRSRPPAGSPESDSIGIGGTVRASGPGAAIPPPRDEQAEATIALQGLEGLELTDAPPSRSYHGPPDPDSLLAHMGYDSFRPGQRQAVEAALAGRDSLVVMPTGGGKSLCYQLPGLAGENLTLVVSPLIALMSDQVRRLRSDGHPAVMFASGLSPEESEASRSAVADGSARIAYCSPERFGSAAFLELISSREIALLAIDEAHCLSEWGHDFRPDYLRLPKVAERLGRPPVMASTATATPEVATEIASRMGMRDPVEVHSGFDRPNLSFDTIALEGKGSKAKKAALLELGLSDPANRPAIVYCGTRRDTEELADALAANNLQAVAYHAGMAPDERASAQIRFMEGDVDVVVATNAFGMGIDKADVRSVWHWAIPSSVEAYYQEAGRAGRDGAPARAVLLAMRADLGRLIRFIEQKRVDPDDVLAFIERLREACGEEGSTEVEAPRGDSDRIRLAVAERAGALAVDPAPGGRLRVEPLDRVAPGAIRSACRVPEDRGWRAYRAVEAFAFSDTCRRRQLLDHFGDGSPTRPTGRCCDVCDPDSFLPDPDSLVIGRPRANPKAKSSPPPELAAENEELFEALRAWRLEAAGDRPAFHVASNRTLVAIATARPADQDELLAIRGVGPAFMDNYGAAVLRLVSAHS
- a CDS encoding 1-deoxy-D-xylulose-5-phosphate synthase, which encodes MSQPPKPEMPLLPQIDSPQDLHGLDDEQLQRVAAEVRSHIIDVIGQIGGHFGANLGTCEIAVALHSLLDSPRDKILWDVGHQAYPHKVLTGRRDRLDTIRQYGGLTPFCSIEESEHDIMGAGHASTSISYGLGLKEAMRSGQGEDGKVVAVIGDGSLTGGVAYEAMHAAGGLQTPMVILLNDNGMSISPNVGALSSYFQRARLKPGFHHAREGVEERLTRLPLGLGKRIERLGPELKSAIKAYWAPGLLFEELDLAYMGVIDGHDVAALRRALAEALAADRPVVVHVHTVKGRGFAPAEEGGLAGMEKWHAAKPGSIVNGSPASEEKPRLVPFQESDAPPSIAPELLEKPEPASAPAQYTKVFSDALVSEAAADPRVIGITAAMAGGAGLQRLADERPEQYYDVGIAEQNAVLMASGIALQGGKPVCGIYSTFLQRAYDQIVHDVCLQNLDVTFAMDRAGLVGDDGPTHHGAFDIAYLRPLPNMVAMAPRDEAMLVHMLHTAIAHDGPAALRYPRGAGLGVNLPDRPELIPVGTGETLRHGERVALLGYGSGVALALDAADLLAEGGLKATVADARFVKPLDAELIERLAVSHDLLVTVEEGVREAGFGSAVVEHLEDSFVNPAERARVIRIGLPDRYITHGKPALLHEEVGFTAGSVAEQVLAALGHHAPTA
- a CDS encoding polyprenyl synthetase family protein, which translates into the protein MSYPEDLRELIDRYLESVRFSAAPGPDGARTEGLDEAMRYSLLAGGKRIRPVLCLATSRALGREPADFLVPAATLEMVHTYSLVHDDLPAMDNDELRRGIPTSHVRYGEAVAILAGDGLFAEAIRFLASTEAPADRVLEAVQLLCEATGVEGMVGGQYVDVTAGNLSPEGLRHLHSLKTGRLIRASVEIALALEGLPPPAREPYIRFATELGLLFQIVDDILDVTGSDEELGKSHGSDERLGKLTYVSLYGLDRARELAARSHGQALAALAGAEGRTDDLKSVADYIYKRET
- the nusB gene encoding transcription antitermination factor NusB encodes the protein MRRSSQRRDAVFACYQQEVTDRSLDVLLADSGTFTRELALGVEEHRAELDEVISEYARGWTLNRIAPLEKNIMRVALFEMNFRDDVPFEVAIDEAVECAKRFCGADAPGFVNGILGSVARAMGADADAIAARTAQIEREAAEEREAAELERSRAASGE
- a CDS encoding M42 family metallopeptidase; translated protein: MVTPPLLDQMLRTPAPSGYEAPAASVWRTAADFAGITTDGLGSSVATIGDEGTGPLVAVVGHIDEIGLVVTHIDENGFLYFEPIGGWDPQILVGQRVTVTGNDGPVPGVAGRKPIHLLEPEQRKKVVKLKEMHLDIGAKDRDDAGKLVSVGDPVVIDCEPLPVAGSRLVSRSMDNRLGSYVALEALRRCHENARLKGRFAAVAAVQEEIGLFGSRTAAFTVRPDLAVAVDVTHATDAPGVEEKEVGSHPFGSGPVIGRGSTLSPKVYELLRETAEAEEIPYSIGASGNATHTDADSLQISRNGIPAGLVSIPLRYMHSPVEMVDLEDVENTVRLIVAFVERLEPGVDLSR
- the efp gene encoding elongation factor P, encoding MISTSNFKNGMHVEIDGNVFRIIEFQHVKPGKGGAFVRTKLRKIDDGSVQDKTFRAGEKFRPVHTESRKMQYLYESGDAVVFMDSRSYEQIELPGDLVADAMKWVLPNDEVDVLFVDEKPSDVQAAGAVDMKVVKTEPGLKGDTASGGGAKPATLESGVEVQVPLFIEEGETIRVDTRSGEYVSRA